One region of Termitidicoccus mucosus genomic DNA includes:
- a CDS encoding sialidase family protein: MKSRSLLLYVLCLLPFLWPVLRGAAYPFIEKQILFEAGGGYPSIRIPCILALPDNTVLAVAAGRSRVSDWADIDMIMRRSGDGGKTWGPVTVLADAGTEVADNPVLIWDRDTKAVHFLHQVDYARVYHMQSTDGGKTFSPAVEITPQLGAFKGKYDWTVIAPGPGHGIQLKNGRLVVPVWLAAGQPLASGHGRAHQPSVTASIYSDDHGKTWQCGEILPDTLKNMNETVAVPMDDGGVMFVIRNGEPGAYSKAISRSPDGATGWTKPELNQELYSPICFGSALRISGAPDKSRILFCNPDSRVNLRPNRSGSGRARMNLTVKLSYDEGQSWPASKVIEPAHSSYSDLAMLPDGTILCLYENANKYVSLARFNLEWLTDVRDSLSK; the protein is encoded by the coding sequence ATGAAAAGCCGTTCGCTGTTATTATACGTCCTGTGCTTGCTTCCGTTCCTATGGCCGGTGCTCCGCGGCGCCGCATATCCGTTTATCGAGAAACAGATTCTCTTTGAGGCGGGAGGCGGCTATCCCTCCATTCGCATTCCTTGCATCCTGGCCCTGCCGGACAACACCGTGCTCGCCGTGGCCGCGGGGCGCAGCCGCGTCTCGGACTGGGCCGACATCGACATGATCATGAGGCGCAGCGGCGACGGCGGAAAAACCTGGGGGCCGGTCACGGTGCTGGCCGACGCGGGGACGGAGGTGGCGGACAATCCCGTGCTGATCTGGGACCGCGACACGAAGGCGGTGCATTTCCTGCATCAGGTGGATTACGCGCGCGTTTATCACATGCAAAGCACCGACGGCGGAAAAACCTTTTCGCCCGCCGTTGAAATCACCCCGCAGCTCGGCGCGTTCAAGGGAAAATACGACTGGACGGTGATCGCCCCCGGCCCCGGCCACGGCATCCAGTTGAAAAACGGGCGGCTCGTGGTGCCGGTCTGGCTGGCCGCCGGCCAGCCGCTCGCCTCGGGACACGGGCGCGCGCACCAGCCGTCGGTCACCGCGTCAATCTACAGCGACGACCACGGCAAAACCTGGCAGTGCGGCGAGATTCTCCCCGACACGCTGAAAAACATGAACGAGACCGTGGCGGTCCCGATGGATGACGGCGGCGTGATGTTTGTCATCCGCAACGGCGAGCCCGGCGCCTACAGCAAGGCGATTTCGCGCAGCCCGGACGGGGCGACGGGCTGGACCAAGCCGGAGCTGAACCAGGAATTGTATTCGCCGATTTGCTTCGGCAGCGCGCTGCGGATTTCGGGAGCCCCGGACAAAAGCCGCATCCTCTTTTGCAATCCCGACAGCCGCGTCAACCTGAGGCCGAACCGCTCGGGCAGCGGCCGGGCGCGGATGAACCTGACGGTGAAACTCAGCTACGACGAAGGCCAATCGTGGCCCGCCTCGAAGGTGATCGAGCCGGCGCACAGTTCCTACTCCGACCTGGCCATGCTCCCGGACGGCACGATCCTCTGCCTGTATGAAAACGCCAACAAATACGTCTCCCTCGCGCGCTTCAACCTCGAATGGTTGACGGACGTCAGGGACAGCCTGTCCAAATGA
- a CDS encoding MFS transporter: MPASIPSASRENKKKIPYAWELVGWLWLAYFMNQADRQLYSVVQKQVQEALGLTDIQTGLVNTVLIAAMAVMMPIAGFLGDRLSRRRIILWSLLAWSVATMLTGFTGGLVSLIVIRSLATAVGEAFFVPAATALIGQYHVKTRGQALAFYQTAQYFGAVSCGAAGGWIAGQYGWKHSFWLFGGVGVVLVALMWRRLKDAPKTAAAIACSEPIGDVLRALFRTPTALVLTLALGCSTFVNMGCLAWAPTYLQLEPFNLTPARAGFFSMFYYQLFSFAGVLLGGRVSDKIVGRRPAFRVELSGVSLLLCVPTLYLMGATSTLWVVYAMLGAFGFFRGLYDSNIYASLFDVTAPRYHSSATGLMVGFSFAVGSLAPLALGAIKQSYALHTGISLLGVVYIIGSLALFIAARGFFPSDFLRNQQTVPTSPKL; the protein is encoded by the coding sequence ATGCCCGCATCCATCCCCTCGGCATCCCGTGAGAACAAAAAGAAAATCCCCTACGCATGGGAACTCGTCGGCTGGCTCTGGCTCGCCTACTTCATGAACCAGGCCGACCGCCAGCTTTACAGCGTCGTCCAAAAACAGGTGCAGGAGGCGCTGGGGCTGACCGACATCCAGACCGGCTTGGTGAACACCGTCCTCATCGCCGCGATGGCCGTGATGATGCCCATCGCCGGTTTCCTCGGCGACCGCCTTTCCCGCCGCCGCATCATCCTGTGGAGCCTGCTGGCGTGGAGCGTCGCCACGATGCTGACCGGCTTCACCGGCGGCTTGGTCTCGCTCATCGTCATCCGCAGTCTCGCAACCGCCGTGGGCGAGGCGTTTTTCGTTCCCGCCGCGACCGCGCTCATCGGACAATACCACGTGAAAACGCGCGGGCAGGCGCTCGCGTTTTACCAGACGGCGCAGTATTTCGGCGCGGTCTCGTGCGGCGCGGCGGGCGGCTGGATCGCGGGGCAATATGGCTGGAAACACTCGTTCTGGCTGTTCGGCGGCGTCGGTGTCGTCCTCGTCGCGCTGATGTGGCGCCGGTTGAAAGACGCTCCGAAAACCGCCGCCGCAATCGCGTGCTCCGAGCCGATCGGCGACGTCCTCCGCGCGCTGTTCCGCACGCCGACCGCGCTGGTGCTGACGCTCGCGCTGGGTTGCTCGACCTTTGTCAACATGGGCTGCCTCGCCTGGGCGCCCACCTACTTGCAATTGGAGCCGTTCAACCTCACGCCCGCGCGCGCCGGCTTCTTCAGCATGTTTTACTACCAGCTTTTCTCCTTCGCCGGCGTGCTCCTCGGCGGGCGTGTCTCGGACAAGATTGTCGGTCGCCGCCCCGCCTTCCGGGTCGAGTTGTCCGGTGTGTCGCTGTTACTCTGCGTGCCGACGCTCTACCTCATGGGCGCGACGAGCACCCTCTGGGTCGTCTATGCGATGCTCGGCGCCTTCGGGTTCTTCCGCGGGCTCTACGACTCGAACATCTACGCCTCGCTTTTCGACGTGACCGCGCCTCGCTACCACTCCTCGGCCACCGGGCTGATGGTCGGATTTTCCTTTGCCGTCGGCTCTCTGGCCCCCCTCGCGCTGGGCGCGATCAAGCAGTCCTACGCGCTCCACACGGGCATCTCCCTGCTGGGCGTCGTTTATATCATCGGAAGCCTCGCCCTTTTCATCGCCGCCCGGGGCTTTTTCCCCTCGGATTTCCTGCGCAACCAGCAAACCGTCCCAACCTCCCCGAAATTATAA